Within Mongoliitalea daihaiensis, the genomic segment TTTCTACCCTTCTCAGTAATTTCTTCTGATTTTTCTTTGAAAAATTCATACTTGGCAATCAAACTGTCTGTCACTACATATGCCACTTTTATGTCTGTCATAGCAGTTTCAGAAGGCGTGCCTTCAGGGGAAGTTGAAGCTGTAGTATTCTCGGAACCTTGTTTACAACTTACGAGGGCAACTGCCATTAAGGTCAGCAAGCCAAATGCAGATACTAATTTTCTCACGATATTTTGATTAATTGTCAATAGGACGCAAATATAAACAAAGTAATTGTTTGTCAAAGTTTGAAAACTTTCAATCTTGTTAAATTCCGTTAACGTTTCTTTTTCTTGGCTGACTCTTTTTTTAAGTCTATCCTTGTTTTGAAAACAATTGCCTGACCAAATACTGATAAACCAGCCATGATGATAGCTAAGGCCAAGGTACCTAACCCAAACCACTCCCAAAAACCCTCATCAGAGATCTTCCAGCTTAAGGATTCTCCCATGAGGCTAAACCCAAATCCAAGCAGAAGAATCCCTCCAACCGCATAAATCATCCACTTTTTTTTCAACTTTTTCATATCAGAAATACATTTCCTGTGCTAATCGATAGGTATTGGCATGTGCCTCGATGATGTGACTAATTTTTTCCGAATACCCTCCTCCCATACAGCACATAATAGGTATTTTATTATTGTGGGCTACTTCTAAGACGATTCTATCTCGTTCTTTACACCCTTGCATGGTTAAACCCAATCTCCCCAATTTATCCGTGGCCAATACATCTACTCCAGATTGGAAAATTATAAAATCAGGTTCAAATTGATCCACCAATGGGTAAAAATTTTCTTTCAAAATCTTCAAGTAAGCCGCATCATCTATTTTATCGGGCAAGCCAATATCCAAATCAGACCGTTCTTTGTGCATGGGATAGTTGGCTGCTCCATGCATACTAAAGGTAAAAACAGCAGGATTGCTTGCGCATATTTCTGCTGTGCCATTGCCTTGATGCACGTCTAAATCAACTACTAGAATTTTCTTTGCGAGTTTTTGAGCTAATAAATAATTGGCGGCGATGGCAATATCATTCAACAAACAAAAACCTTCCCCCCGATCACTAAACGCATGATGAGTTCCACCAGCAATATTCATCGCAACTCCATATTGTTTGGCAAACAATGCTGCTTGCACTGATCCATTCATAATATGAATTTCACGTTCAACCAATTGTCTACTAAGAGGGAATCCTGTTTTTCGGATTTCAGATTTAGTTAACTCTAACTTAAAAAGTTTATGGACATAGGATTCTTGATGGGTTTGATAAATCCAATCCAACGCCATGGCTTCGGGCACGAAGAAGTTATCTTGCGTCACAGTCCCTTCATAGAGGAGCTGTTCTGGCAACAACATATATTTTTCCATTGGAAAGCGGTGGCCATCAGGCAATGGATGACAATATAAATCTGAATAGGCAATTTTAAGCATACATAAAAAAAGCTTGTTTGGTAACAAGCTGGAAATTTATTTGTTTGGGAAAATCTAATTAAGGTGTTTCTAAGTCTTCCTCTTCTTCTGTTTGAAAAGAATAAAGCGTATCGTCCAATTTAAGAGTATCTTCATTAAACTGCTTAATAAAATTACCTACTACGCTCTCATCAATAAACTCCACATTTAAAGCAGCATCTAAGCCTATACCAAAATCATGGTTAGTATCGATGTCTACAAACTCCTGAACCTTTACCGATTCTTCTTCTTCGATGTCCATGATGATTTCAGTGATAAACCAGCCTATTTCCTCCTCTTCACTACTTAGAGGTTTTAAATTTCCATTTTCATCCTCTTCATATTTGATAGATTTGAAGTTTGGAAACTTTTTGGCAGCCATATGTTCTGCCAATTCATACACCTCAGATGCATGATGCAGGCGAAGTGTGTACAAGGCAGCATCATAAATCACTTCCTTCCCTTCATGCATACCTAGAAAATAAAAGTTCACAAACTCATCTGTATTTTCATCTGAGTCTACTAGTTTAAACAATTTCTTGTTTTCTTTTAGTTCTTGCTTCAAAGAAGCAATTACTTTAGGATCAAAACCTTCATTTGATAATTTCATAACAATTACTACTGGTGATTTGTCAATATATGGGTTATATAAGAATAGGCAACTCAGATTATGCGGAATAAATTCCCTAGGACTGAATCAATACATTAATATATAGATAAACTTGAAATAAAAAATGCTTTTACCAAAAAAAAATTCTGAATTTGTAGAGTCACTTTTAAAAAGACCCGAAGGCTTAACGCTTGATTTTAAATTACATATCACTAATTCAG encodes:
- a CDS encoding histone deacetylase family protein, whose product is MLKIAYSDLYCHPLPDGHRFPMEKYMLLPEQLLYEGTVTQDNFFVPEAMALDWIYQTHQESYVHKLFKLELTKSEIRKTGFPLSRQLVEREIHIMNGSVQAALFAKQYGVAMNIAGGTHHAFSDRGEGFCLLNDIAIAANYLLAQKLAKKILVVDLDVHQGNGTAEICASNPAVFTFSMHGAANYPMHKERSDLDIGLPDKIDDAAYLKILKENFYPLVDQFEPDFIIFQSGVDVLATDKLGRLGLTMQGCKERDRIVLEVAHNNKIPIMCCMGGGYSEKISHIIEAHANTYRLAQEMYF